The following is a genomic window from Crocinitomicaceae bacterium.
TTATCATGACCTGATTGTCATTTTCTATAAGCTGCATGGAGAGTAATTTTTTTCTAAAAGCGCACTAAAGTACTAATATTTTCTGAGTAATTTTTTATCCTATTCTGTCCATTCAAAAAAGAAAGGTCAACCAAGAAACTAAAGCCGGCAATTTTACCGTTTTGTTTCAAAATTAGCTCGGCAGCAGCAGATGCCGAGCCACCCGTTGCAAGTAGGTCATCATGAATGAGAATTTGCTGACCAGGTTGTATTGAATCAACATGCATTTCAATCTCTGCTGTGCCATATTCAAGTTCATACGCATGTGAAATCGTTTTATATGGCAACTTTCCTTTTTTTCTTACTAAAATAAACGGAACATTCAAGGCCATTGCAAGAGGCATTCCTAGTAAAAAACCTCTACTTTCAATGCCAGCAATACCATCAATTTTTTTTCCTTTAAAATCGGTTATTATTTGACTCACCATTTGTTGACATAAGCCGGGATCTGCCATCAGCGGGGTGATATCTTTGAATAGTATTCCCGGTTTTGGAAAATCAGGTACATCGCGAATAATCGTTTTTAATTTTTGTTCTAATTCCATGGGATAAAATTATGTGTTTTTAATGTGAAATTGGCACCGTTTATCAATCTTCAAAAGATATATAGTGCAATAGCATGTTTAGTTTGGATTGATCAATAATTTTTTCATCAAGCAAGAAATTAAGATGTTGAATTTTTTCAGTTTCACGTTTTTTCAAAATGGAGGCCGTTGCGGCGAAATCAATGTATGGATGTTTATCAATTTCATCTTTACTTGCTGAATTGATTTGGATTTTTTTCAGTGTTGATGCATCTGCTACAAAATGGTCAACCAAAACCTGATACATTTCTTCAGTCAGGTTGTAAACTTCATGTAACTGTGTCATGCTGTAAAAACCGCCCAATGAGTTGCGATAATTTAAAATTCGGCTTGCCATTTTTTCACCAATACCGGGCAAGGCTTCAAGATCAGCTGCGGTTGCCAGATTAATGTTTTGCAGAACTGAATTTTGTGTAGTTTGAGATTCAGTATTTAGTTGAATATACGGTTCCAGTTCAGCATATTTTTCTTCACTGATTACAAAAACTTTTTTCAGATCAGTTTTTTGTTTGAATGAGCCAATTTTTTGACGATAAGAAATGATGGATGCGGCTTGTTTTTCAGAAAAACCTAAATCAATCCAGCCAGCAGTTTCTAAGGTATTTGGATCAAAATAAAAATAGTCAATTTGCTTTTGTGGCTTATTTTCTGAGTAAGAAATTTCACGTTGTGCACTATCCGGTTTGAACGTTAGAAAATCTGCCTGATCAGCAGGAATAATTTCAACATCAAAATCTGCCTTTGAATTTTGTAACGCAAGATAAATTATGAAAAAAAACATCAATACAATCCAGATGAGAAATCCGGCTTGTTGTCCACGTGTCAGAGAAAAATATTTTTTCAAGACTTGGTAGCAAAAATCATGCGTTATTCCTGATCATCATTTTCAGTGAATGAATCAGGCTCTTCATGTTTTTTAGTAGTGAGTACCCGATAGAAAAAATAACCTGTAACACAAGCAATGGTTATTTCAGTAACAAGCATCATGATTAGTGCAGAAGTATTCATATAAACTAGGTTAATTATTTTTTAAACTATTCATGCAATTCTTTCTCAAGAGGAAATCTTCCTTCTCGTATTCGTTTTTTATAGGCACGATAAACGAGATAAGCAATGCCAAGCCAAAGGGCTAAAAGACCGGCGCGAGAGATGTTAACGTAAAGCAGCTTTGTTTTCAAATCAGCAATCACTGTTGCATCAGTTGTAGCGGCAATTGCGTCGTAGATATCTTTGTTTATTATTTTATCCCAAATACCCGGCATACTCATAAAGAATACATATCCTAAAAGTAAGGGTGTGATATACTTGATGATGAATTTAAAAACATTGGGCACCTTAATATCAGAACCCGCGGTTATTTCTCGCCAACCTTTATCCATGCCAAATACCCAGGCAAATAAAATGATTTCAAAGAAAGCAAATACAACTAAGGCAACGGTACCTGCCCAATAATCATATTCATCAAACACACCCTGATTGAAGAACAGAACAGTCGGCAAACCAAGCAACATCACTATGCCGCCAAACGCCCATGCTGCAGGTTTTCTTTTCCATCCATATTCATCTTCCAGAAAACCCATTACCGGTGTGCCCATTGCAAGAGAAGATGTGACACCGGCAAAGAAAAGCAAGCCAAACCAAAATATGCCGGCAATAATTGCCATTACCGTTCCCCATTGATCAAACAAGTATGGCATAGTCTGAAATCCAAGACCAAGGCCACCGTTTTTTGTCATTTGAACAACGGTGTCAATTCCGAGATATCCAACCGCTATAGGAATTAAAATGGCAGAACCAAGTACTACCTCAACAAATTCATTCATCCAACCAGCGCTCATGGCGTTGAGGGCAATGTCATCTTTCTTTTTAACATACGATGCATAACATTGTATTGAGCCCATACCTAATGAGAGTGTGAAAAATACTTGTCCGGCGGCTGCTAGCCACACTTTTGGTTCCCATATTGAACTAAAATCAGGAGTCCATAAAAAGTTCAAACCTACCACCCCGTCAAATGTTGCGCCGTGTTCACCAGCTTTAATAGTTATCGCTTTATATGCGAGAAACGCACCGAAAATAAGCAGTAAAGGCATTCCAATTTTTGCCGCTTTTTCAACACCACCACTCAAACCGCGAGAAAGAATCCAAGTATTTAATAAAAGACAAATCAGCCAAAAAATAATTGGCATTGCTGAGAATCCACCTTCACCATTTTGTAGTGATACATAGTTTCCAAAATAGGTTGCAACTTGTTCTTGAGTTTGTCCTGAAAACGTACCCGCAATGGAGTTCCAAACATAAGACAATGTCCATGATTCAAGATAGCAATAATATGCGGCCACGGCAACATTGGTGAAAATTCCAAAA
Proteins encoded in this region:
- a CDS encoding adenine phosphoribosyltransferase, coding for MELEQKLKTIIRDVPDFPKPGILFKDITPLMADPGLCQQMVSQIITDFKGKKIDGIAGIESRGFLLGMPLAMALNVPFILVRKKGKLPYKTISHAYELEYGTAEIEMHVDSIQPGQQILIHDDLLATGGSASAAAELILKQNGKIAGFSFLVDLSFLNGQNRIKNYSENISTLVRF
- a CDS encoding helix-hairpin-helix domain-containing protein, coding for MKKYFSLTRGQQAGFLIWIVLMFFFIIYLALQNSKADFDVEIIPADQADFLTFKPDSAQREISYSENKPQKQIDYFYFDPNTLETAGWIDLGFSEKQAASIISYRQKIGSFKQKTDLKKVFVISEEKYAELEPYIQLNTESQTTQNSVLQNINLATAADLEALPGIGEKMASRILNYRNSLGGFYSMTQLHEVYNLTEEMYQVLVDHFVADASTLKKIQINSASKDEIDKHPYIDFAATASILKKRETEKIQHLNFLLDEKIIDQSKLNMLLHYISFED
- a CDS encoding sodium-dependent transporter, with the translated sequence MANTEAWGSRVGLILAMAGNAVGLGNFLRFPVQAIQNGGGAFIIPYIVCFVLMGLPLLFVEWSSGRFGGSKGHHSTPFIFDAMDRRKFWKYIGVFGIFTNVAVAAYYCYLESWTLSYVWNSIAGTFSGQTQEQVATYFGNYVSLQNGEGGFSAMPIIFWLICLLLNTWILSRGLSGGVEKAAKIGMPLLLIFGAFLAYKAITIKAGEHGATFDGVVGLNFLWTPDFSSIWEPKVWLAAAGQVFFTLSLGMGSIQCYASYVKKKDDIALNAMSAGWMNEFVEVVLGSAILIPIAVGYLGIDTVVQMTKNGGLGLGFQTMPYLFDQWGTVMAIIAGIFWFGLLFFAGVTSSLAMGTPVMGFLEDEYGWKRKPAAWAFGGIVMLLGLPTVLFFNQGVFDEYDYWAGTVALVVFAFFEIILFAWVFGMDKGWREITAGSDIKVPNVFKFIIKYITPLLLGYVFFMSMPGIWDKIINKDIYDAIAATTDATVIADLKTKLLYVNISRAGLLALWLGIAYLVYRAYKKRIREGRFPLEKELHE